The sequence GCGTGATTAGCGCAACTTTGTCACCTTTTTTCAATAGACCGTTGTTGAACATGGTTTGGAATGTGTACGTCATAGATGCCGTACCGCCTTCAGTAGCGAACAGGTCAAAGTCAGTCGTCATTGGCATTGGGCCGTACATCTCTTCTGCGATGTATTGCTTAACGACTTTCTCAATGTTTACTAGCATGCGTGGTGGTACTGGGTAGTTACACGCTAGGTAAGCCAATACAAGTTCGTTTAAGAATGCTTGTTTCTCGATGCCTAGACGATCTTTTGCGTAGCTGACTGCACGCTGGATGAAATCTACACCTTTGTCACCAGAGAACTCTTTTGCAAACGTATCGAAACGCTCAACGATGCCAACACCATCAGGGATACCACCGAAGTCACCACCAAGGTATGCGTAGTTACGCTCTGCTTCAGCAACGGCGAACTCTCCAAGACGGATAAACGCTTTACGTGGCAGTGTTGCTAGGAAGTTAGGGTTACCACGACCCGCGTCAAGTAGTGCACGGTCTGGAACAGTTTGAGCCACTTCAATCAGTTTGTCTTTTAGCTCGAATGGGCTTAGGTCTGCGAATTTTGAGAAATCGATAGTTGAAGTTTGAGTAGTCATAATAAATGCCTCTATTTTTCGAAATTTAGGTAAGACGATCCCCTCCCTATATGTGGTGGTTAGGGATCTGTCTGATATTTGTTTTTGAATTACATGCCAGCGTTAACAGTGATAATGCCGACGATAATTGGCCCCCAAAGGGTAAGCAGTACGTTCGCTACTGCGTAAGTCACTGTGAATGAGAATACTGGTGTTGCATTACCTGTTTTCTCCATCAGTGCGGCAAACGCTGGGTTTGCACTTCGACCACCAGTCACACAACCAAGTGCTTCGACTGGGTTCTTAATTCCCAAAATAAAGTATGAGAAGAAGAACGAAATAATCTGTGGAATAATCGTGACACCTGCACCCAAGAACAGAAGTGTCATACCGTGTTCTTTGATAGTGTCCACTGCCTGAGGGCCAGCCTCTAGACCTACGATGCCGACGAATGCTGCTAGACCGAAGTCTCTGATAAACCCTGCAGCAGACTCTGGGAACTGTGCCACATGTGGGTTACGGCTTCTCAACCAACCAACAATCAAGCCAGAGACTAGGCAGCCCGCACCAGAACCAATCGTTACTGGGATACCTGCAATTTTGAAGCTGATAAGACCAATCAATAGACCCAGTACCATACCCAAGCCAAGGACAATGAAGTCTGTCATGGTTGCCGAGTTCATTGGCTTACCGATCGTGCCTTGAACACGGTTGATGTCGCTTGGAGAACCCGTTAATTGGATAACATCGTTTTTCTTGATAACAAGGTCTGAAGTCACTGGAATCGATGCGCCTTCACGGATGTAATCAGTCACATAAACGCCACGGTAAGTGCCTTTGTTTGCCTCAGACTTAACTTGACCAAGCGTACGGCCAATCAGTTTTTTGTTATCTGCAATCAGCTGGCGGTTCTCTTCAATCACTTCGTAATCTTCAGGAAGTACAACCTCTGAACCGATAGACTCACCTTGGATTTGACCAATCGCACGGCGTGTTCCTGTGATGACAAGTACATCACCTTGTTGAAGTTTGGTGAATTTGTCCGCTTCGATTGCTTTGCCGTTGCGCTCAATCACTTCAATACACGCATTAACAGAATCTTGATTAATCTGTGTCAGCGTTAAGCCGTTAATCTTGCTCTCTGCATTTACTTCAAATGCACGAGTCTCTAACTTAGTCATTGCATTGAACTGACCTGCGCCAAGTTCAGCTTTGCCATCTGAGTTTGCTTCAGCCATTTTGATTGCTTCAGCACGGATGTCCCACTTCATAATGGTTGGGAATACCCAAGTCACCATTAGGATTGGACCTAAAGAACCAAAGATGTAAGTCACCGCGTAGCCAACCGCTACGTTCGTTTGCATTAGGTGTTTCGCTTCTTCAGTCAAGCCACCTAGACGACCGATTGCATCACCCGCAGTACCAATAATTGCTGATTGAGTTAGACCACCAGCGGCTAGACCTGCTGCGGTACCTCTATCAAGATCAAAGATCCAAGCAGCAGCGAGTACACACAATAAACCTGATACCGTCATAACGACTGCGGAAAGCAGAATATTGATGGTTTTAAAGTTCAGTGCTTTAAAGAACTGCGCGCCGCCTTGGTAACCTACTGCGTAGATAAATAGCGCAAAGAAAATACTTTTAACGCCTGGGTCAATATGTACACCAAATTGCCCAATAACTACGCCCATTAATAGAGTACCTGCAACACCACCAAGTACAAAACGACCGATAGTGATTTTACCTACAAGGTAACCCAGAGAAAGGGTAATAAACAAAGCAATAAATGGCGACAAGTTAAACAAATCTGAAATAATATTCATAACTCAATCACTCTATATTCATAAATTAACTTAACCAAAGGATTGGATAAGATTTAAAGTTAAACTTAATTTTCCGTCTCACTGCTTAGCGAGTGAGGCCATAATATTCAGGTCGGCGATAAACCCACAATTCAGTTTGATGGACAAGATCCACACCAGAACCAAATACTGCACCAAACAATGACTAAACATCTAATTTAATTAACTTTTATTCTATTTGAAAAATCTCAGTATTTTTTGAAATTAGTGAAATAACACCCCTAAAGAGGTACACGGGAGACGCTGCCTTTTAATAAAGCGTTCATGTGATGGATCTAGTCCATCCAATGCGATTACTTACTCTCTCTATATATAGTTAAAATATCGGCAACTAAAATGAAGAGGATGCAACTATGCCTCATGAGATTGCTTGGGGGGAAATTTACACTCCCCCTCTACTAATTGTTGTCGCGATTTCCTACGTTATTTGCTCATTATTATTTTCAGTAGCGATTCGTCTAGGCGCGCACAAATATATCGCTTCACCCGCAATAGCAGAGCTCAGCCTCTTTATTATCTGTTGTGGTGCTGTTAGCAAGTTTATTCCCGTATTCTAAGGAAACAACATGTTTAAACGTTCCATCATCACTTCTGTACTGGCGTTGATTGCGATAGTTGTCGTTTTTACACAGTATGAAACTTATACGCACAACCCATGGACACGAGATGGCCAAGTACGCGCCTATGTCATTGAGGTGACTCCACGTGTTACTGGACAAGTCACGCATATCGCTATATCAGATAACTCTCGTGTAGAGAAAGGCGATTTGTTGTTCGAGATCGACTCAAGAATGTACAAAGCCAATGTTTCAAAAACGGTCGCCGCAGAGAAGCAAGCCAGAGCTCTCGTTGCTAAAGCAAAAAATGAAGAACAGCGCTCAATTCGATTAGAGAAAAGAACGCCAGGTTCAGTACCAGTGTTGACGTTAAACAACCTGGCTAACGCCG comes from Vibrio astriarenae and encodes:
- the aspT gene encoding aspartate-alanine antiporter, with the protein product MNIISDLFNLSPFIALFITLSLGYLVGKITIGRFVLGGVAGTLLMGVVIGQFGVHIDPGVKSIFFALFIYAVGYQGGAQFFKALNFKTINILLSAVVMTVSGLLCVLAAAWIFDLDRGTAAGLAAGGLTQSAIIGTAGDAIGRLGGLTEEAKHLMQTNVAVGYAVTYIFGSLGPILMVTWVFPTIMKWDIRAEAIKMAEANSDGKAELGAGQFNAMTKLETRAFEVNAESKINGLTLTQINQDSVNACIEVIERNGKAIEADKFTKLQQGDVLVITGTRRAIGQIQGESIGSEVVLPEDYEVIEENRQLIADNKKLIGRTLGQVKSEANKGTYRGVYVTDYIREGASIPVTSDLVIKKNDVIQLTGSPSDINRVQGTIGKPMNSATMTDFIVLGLGMVLGLLIGLISFKIAGIPVTIGSGAGCLVSGLIVGWLRSRNPHVAQFPESAAGFIRDFGLAAFVGIVGLEAGPQAVDTIKEHGMTLLFLGAGVTIIPQIISFFFSYFILGIKNPVEALGCVTGGRSANPAFAALMEKTGNATPVFSFTVTYAVANVLLTLWGPIIVGIITVNAGM
- a CDS encoding DUF1656 domain-containing protein, whose product is MPHEIAWGEIYTPPLLIVVAISYVICSLLFSVAIRLGAHKYIASPAIAELSLFIICCGAVSKFIPVF